A region from the Actinoplanes sp. OR16 genome encodes:
- a CDS encoding ABC transporter substrate-binding protein — MRAFNRCALALLLGLSLAACSEETSQADAAFDLVETTPAATGEVESVTWALPSGEPASLDPARTGDYSANTVGTNLCESLLRLEPDYSTAPGLASAVTQKDPDTVVITLRDGVTFWDGSPLTAEDVVYSLKRNMDPKVASYAAHVYANVEDVVKTGPLEVTVTFTTPDVQFVPDMAGVPGAIVQEKYATTAGQAFGTASGGLMCTGPFRLGAWTSGQKISLMRNDTYWDTARKAKAATFDFVFLTDSSTLTSALMSGEVDGVYGAPVGSIAALRRSEAGTLYFGPSTESFSIGAVTAEGPAADPRIRQALNLAIDKTSFIASVLKGAGEPLKTFTPPLAWRGDPAKDVYDGGYAALADTVTADVAAAGKLVAEAAPSRTDLVIATPAGEQSLLQTATIAQAAAGQIGLNLTIKQLQPAEYAGLFYDPSLRSGIDFIATTGYLEVPGALFYAPGFVLKGATFNWTGYEDPAVTANIVAAVSATDPVVSAQKFVAAQAIYAPAQLQITLAGSYNRLFLNKRITGAPASFSYISSSWAALVGKA; from the coding sequence GTGAGAGCTTTCAACAGATGTGCCCTGGCCCTGCTTCTCGGACTGTCTCTGGCGGCCTGCTCGGAGGAGACGAGCCAGGCGGACGCCGCGTTCGACCTGGTCGAGACCACTCCGGCGGCGACCGGCGAGGTGGAGTCCGTGACCTGGGCGCTGCCGAGCGGCGAGCCCGCCTCCCTCGACCCGGCCCGCACCGGTGACTACTCGGCCAACACGGTCGGCACCAACCTCTGCGAGAGCCTGCTGCGCCTCGAACCCGACTACTCCACGGCGCCCGGCCTGGCCAGCGCGGTGACCCAGAAGGACCCGGACACCGTGGTGATCACGCTGCGGGACGGGGTGACGTTCTGGGACGGCTCCCCGCTCACCGCCGAGGACGTGGTCTACAGCCTGAAGCGGAACATGGACCCGAAGGTCGCCTCGTACGCCGCGCACGTCTACGCCAACGTCGAGGACGTCGTGAAGACCGGCCCGCTCGAGGTCACCGTCACCTTCACCACGCCGGACGTGCAGTTCGTCCCGGACATGGCCGGCGTTCCCGGCGCGATCGTCCAGGAGAAGTACGCGACGACCGCAGGCCAGGCATTCGGCACCGCGAGCGGCGGGCTGATGTGCACCGGCCCGTTCCGGCTCGGCGCCTGGACCAGCGGGCAGAAGATCAGCCTGATGCGCAACGACACGTACTGGGACACCGCCCGCAAGGCCAAGGCCGCGACGTTCGACTTCGTCTTCCTCACCGACAGCAGCACGCTGACCAGCGCACTGATGTCCGGCGAGGTGGACGGCGTCTACGGGGCGCCGGTCGGCAGCATCGCGGCGCTGCGGCGGTCCGAGGCGGGCACGCTGTACTTCGGGCCGAGCACCGAGTCGTTCAGCATCGGCGCCGTCACCGCCGAGGGCCCGGCCGCCGATCCGCGGATCCGGCAGGCGCTCAACCTGGCGATCGACAAGACCAGCTTCATCGCCAGCGTGCTCAAGGGCGCCGGCGAGCCGCTCAAGACCTTCACGCCGCCGCTGGCCTGGCGGGGGGATCCGGCGAAGGATGTGTACGACGGCGGTTACGCGGCCCTGGCCGACACCGTCACCGCGGACGTCGCGGCCGCCGGGAAGCTCGTCGCCGAGGCCGCCCCGAGTCGCACGGATCTGGTGATCGCCACGCCGGCCGGTGAACAGTCGCTGCTGCAGACGGCCACGATCGCGCAGGCCGCCGCCGGGCAGATCGGCCTGAACCTGACGATCAAGCAGCTGCAGCCCGCGGAGTACGCCGGCCTCTTCTACGACCCGTCGCTGCGGTCCGGCATCGATTTCATCGCGACCACCGGTTACCTGGAGGTGCCGGGCGCGCTCTTCTACGCGCCGGGATTCGTGCTGAAGGGCGCCACCTTCAACTGGACGGGCTACGAGGACCCCGCCGTCACGGCGAACATCGTGGCCGCGGTCTCGGCCACCGACCCGGTCGTGTCGGCGCAGAAGTTCGTGGCCGCGCAGGCGATCTACGCCCCGGCGCAGCTGCAGATCACCCTCGCCGGCTCCTACAACCGGCTCTTCCTGAACAAGCGGATCACCGGCGCCCCGGCCAGTTTCAGCTACATCAGCTCCTCGTGGGCGGCCCTGGTGGGGAAGGCATGA
- a CDS encoding bifunctional diguanylate cyclase/phosphodiesterase, protein MGTAPLRHLWWIYLVVASTAAVAYVVIPLNAATRWIYVVVNCTAPIVTWYGLTRWSPQRRTGWLVIISGLALSGLGDVQFAGYTARGMQAPFPSAADLLYLLGHVAIAAGTAVLAARAGRTAFIDSAVILTPFASLAWILVLEPMRSYGGTFAAAFVAVAAPAGTLVVVYCALALALGVELRTPGVRVLLLGLIAWFVSDALYTHQGLNGTYVEGGPIDLGWMAMPILIATASLHPSMVTTTPRRSALTMLTVPRAVTLFAASLVLPTAHLFWEPASDTPLILGASISMTLVAIRLIAPIHELARRAGHDPLTGLVNRSLLMDRLALALSSLPADDRTRVALLFCDLDHFKTVNDSLGHDAGDQLLVAIAGRMRQTVRPGDVVCRLGGDEFVVLMPAVTDPLAAEVSDRVATALGEPLRLADGSEFFASLSIGLRTTGDPAADPEALLQDADTAMYQAKAAGRGRMVRFDVQSRADAAQRLRRDADFRRALHHPGELFCVYQPVFRIDDGSLSSVEALARWQHPADGILLPAAFVPVAEATGTVAQLFAAVLEQSLHEQRAWYNRTGRWIPIAVNLSPRQLDATTADTVLAALCHAGTPASALTLELTETGLADPATVDAALGPLRRAGVKLAVDDFGTGYSSMARVADHGWDIVKIDQTFVSGIARDPARRSLADAMVGMAHALGMVSVAEGVEEAADLAVLRELGCEYAQGFLLAHPTDAPGILDLLPVRAA, encoded by the coding sequence ATGGGCACGGCGCCACTACGGCACCTGTGGTGGATCTACCTGGTCGTCGCGTCGACGGCCGCTGTCGCGTACGTCGTGATCCCGCTCAACGCCGCCACCCGCTGGATCTACGTGGTGGTGAACTGCACCGCGCCGATCGTCACCTGGTACGGCCTGACCCGCTGGTCACCGCAGCGCCGGACCGGCTGGCTCGTGATCATTTCCGGTCTGGCGCTGTCCGGGCTGGGCGACGTGCAGTTCGCCGGCTACACGGCCCGCGGCATGCAGGCGCCGTTCCCGTCCGCCGCCGACCTGCTCTACCTGCTCGGGCACGTGGCCATCGCGGCCGGCACGGCCGTCCTCGCGGCCCGGGCCGGGCGGACCGCGTTCATCGACTCGGCGGTCATCCTCACGCCGTTCGCCAGCCTCGCCTGGATCCTCGTCCTGGAACCCATGCGGTCGTACGGCGGAACCTTCGCGGCGGCGTTCGTCGCCGTCGCGGCACCGGCCGGAACCCTGGTGGTGGTGTACTGCGCGCTCGCCCTCGCGCTCGGCGTCGAGCTGCGCACCCCCGGCGTCCGGGTCCTGCTGCTCGGCCTGATCGCCTGGTTCGTGTCCGACGCGCTCTACACCCACCAGGGCCTGAACGGCACCTACGTCGAAGGCGGCCCGATCGACCTGGGCTGGATGGCGATGCCGATCCTGATCGCCACCGCGAGCCTGCACCCGTCGATGGTCACCACCACACCCCGGCGGTCCGCGCTGACCATGCTCACCGTGCCGCGGGCCGTCACGCTCTTCGCCGCCTCGCTGGTGCTGCCGACCGCGCACCTGTTCTGGGAGCCCGCGTCGGACACCCCGCTGATCCTCGGCGCCTCGATCTCGATGACGCTCGTCGCGATCCGGCTCATCGCCCCCATCCACGAGCTGGCCCGGCGCGCCGGGCACGACCCGCTCACCGGGCTGGTCAACCGCAGCCTGCTGATGGACCGGCTCGCTCTGGCGCTCAGCTCGCTGCCGGCTGACGACCGTACGCGGGTCGCCCTGCTCTTCTGCGACCTCGACCACTTCAAGACCGTCAACGACAGCCTCGGCCACGACGCCGGCGACCAGCTGCTCGTCGCGATCGCCGGGCGGATGCGGCAGACCGTTCGCCCCGGGGACGTGGTCTGCCGGCTGGGCGGTGACGAGTTCGTCGTCCTGATGCCGGCCGTCACCGACCCTCTCGCCGCCGAGGTGTCCGATCGGGTCGCCACGGCGCTCGGCGAGCCGTTACGCCTCGCCGACGGCAGCGAGTTCTTCGCCTCGCTGTCGATCGGGCTGCGTACCACCGGCGACCCGGCGGCCGACCCGGAAGCGCTGCTGCAGGACGCCGACACCGCGATGTACCAGGCCAAGGCCGCCGGCCGCGGCCGGATGGTCCGCTTCGACGTGCAGAGCCGCGCCGACGCCGCGCAACGCCTGCGCCGGGACGCCGACTTCCGGCGGGCCCTGCACCACCCCGGCGAGCTCTTCTGCGTCTATCAGCCGGTCTTCCGCATCGACGACGGCAGCCTCAGCTCGGTCGAGGCCCTGGCCCGCTGGCAGCACCCGGCCGACGGTATCCTGCTCCCTGCCGCCTTCGTCCCGGTGGCCGAGGCGACCGGAACCGTGGCCCAGCTGTTCGCCGCCGTCCTCGAACAGTCCCTGCACGAGCAGCGCGCCTGGTACAACCGCACCGGCCGGTGGATCCCGATCGCCGTGAACCTCTCCCCCCGCCAGCTGGACGCGACCACCGCCGACACCGTCCTGGCCGCCCTGTGCCACGCCGGCACTCCCGCCTCCGCCCTCACCCTCGAGCTGACCGAGACCGGCCTGGCCGACCCCGCCACCGTCGACGCCGCCCTCGGCCCGCTGCGCCGCGCCGGCGTCAAACTGGCCGTCGACGACTTCGGCACCGGCTACTCCTCGATGGCCCGCGTCGCCGACCACGGCTGGGACATCGTGAAGATCGACCAGACCTTCGTCTCCGGCATCGCCCGCGACCCGGCCCGCCGCTCCCTCGCCGACGCGATGGTCGGCATGGCCCACGCCCTCGGCATGGTCTCCGTGGCCGAGGGCGTCGAGGAGGCCGCCGATCTGGCCGTCCTGCGCGAGCTGGGCTGCGAGTACGCCCAGGGCTTCCTGCTGGCCCACCCGACCGACGCCCCCGGCATCCTCGACCTCCTCCCCGTCCGAGCAGCCTGA
- a CDS encoding MFS transporter, with product MDKHVQAPAGHPRRWAILGVLVISLLVVVLDNTVLNVAMRTIADPEAGLGASQSELEWAINSYTLVFAGLLFTAGILADRLGRRLSLTAGLIVFGLASLFSAYATTPDMLIAARAVMGLGAAFVMPATLSIIANVFDPTERPRAIGVWAGAVGLAVAIGPVLGGVLLEHFWWGSVFLINVPIVIVGVALVAVLVPESKDPKPNRIDVLGVLLSIIGLTLITYGVIKGGEDGFGEPLAWGTLTAGILIMAAFIMYERRITFPSLDVRLFTNRQFSASTGIIGLVFFAAMGSMFFGAFYLQMVRGYGPLASGALFVPFALGQMIFAPLSAGMVKRFGPKAVSTIGLILVAGALAIWVFVGAETPIWIVAVTFFVQGVGMANVMPPATEAIMSALPREKAGVGSAVSNTIRQLGGALGVAVLGAVVSSVYRDHLEAPAGLPDAASELAHESIAGAYAVAEQAGPAAPALLSGANDAFVTAMHYASVGSTVFALLGALVAALWLPGRKPAAPTPERADEAQLVDA from the coding sequence ATGGACAAACACGTTCAAGCGCCTGCCGGGCATCCACGGCGCTGGGCGATCCTCGGCGTGCTGGTGATCAGCCTGCTGGTGGTCGTGCTCGACAACACCGTGCTCAACGTGGCGATGCGGACGATCGCCGACCCGGAGGCCGGGCTCGGCGCCAGTCAGAGCGAGCTCGAGTGGGCGATCAACTCGTACACGCTCGTCTTCGCCGGTCTGCTGTTCACCGCCGGCATCCTCGCCGACCGGCTCGGCAGGCGGCTGAGCCTCACCGCGGGCCTGATCGTCTTCGGCCTCGCGAGTCTCTTCTCGGCATACGCCACGACGCCCGACATGCTGATCGCGGCCCGCGCCGTGATGGGCCTGGGCGCCGCGTTCGTCATGCCGGCCACTCTCTCGATCATCGCGAACGTGTTCGACCCGACCGAGCGCCCGCGCGCCATCGGCGTCTGGGCCGGCGCGGTCGGCCTGGCCGTGGCGATCGGCCCGGTGCTCGGCGGGGTGCTGCTGGAGCACTTCTGGTGGGGCTCGGTCTTCCTGATCAACGTGCCGATCGTGATCGTCGGTGTCGCCCTCGTCGCCGTCCTGGTTCCGGAGTCGAAGGACCCGAAGCCGAACAGGATCGACGTACTGGGCGTGCTTCTCTCGATCATCGGCCTGACGCTGATCACCTACGGCGTCATCAAGGGCGGCGAGGACGGCTTCGGCGAGCCGCTGGCGTGGGGCACGCTCACCGCCGGCATCCTGATCATGGCCGCGTTCATCATGTACGAGCGCCGCATCACCTTCCCGTCGCTGGACGTCCGGCTCTTCACGAACCGCCAGTTCAGCGCGTCGACCGGCATCATCGGCCTGGTCTTCTTCGCGGCGATGGGCTCGATGTTCTTCGGCGCGTTCTACCTGCAGATGGTCCGCGGCTACGGCCCGCTCGCCAGTGGCGCGCTCTTCGTGCCGTTCGCCCTGGGCCAGATGATCTTCGCGCCGCTGAGCGCCGGCATGGTCAAGCGGTTCGGCCCGAAGGCGGTCAGCACGATCGGCCTGATCCTGGTCGCGGGCGCGCTCGCCATCTGGGTGTTCGTCGGCGCCGAGACCCCGATCTGGATCGTCGCCGTCACGTTCTTCGTGCAGGGCGTCGGCATGGCGAACGTGATGCCGCCGGCCACCGAGGCGATCATGTCGGCGCTGCCGCGGGAGAAGGCCGGTGTCGGCTCCGCGGTCAGCAACACGATCCGCCAGCTGGGCGGCGCCCTCGGCGTCGCGGTCCTCGGCGCGGTGGTCTCGTCGGTCTACCGCGATCACCTGGAGGCGCCGGCCGGCCTGCCGGACGCCGCCTCGGAACTGGCCCACGAGTCGATCGCCGGCGCCTACGCGGTCGCCGAGCAGGCCGGTCCGGCCGCGCCCGCGCTGCTCTCCGGCGCGAACGACGCGTTCGTCACGGCGATGCACTACGCCTCGGTCGGCTCGACCGTCTTCGCCCTGCTCGGTGCCCTGGTCGCGGCCCTCTGGCTGCCCGGCCGCAAGCCGGCGGCGCCGACTCCGGAGAGAGCCGACGAGGCACAGTTGGTCGACGCGTGA
- a CDS encoding TetR/AcrR family transcriptional regulator produces MTTSTDAGQERKALGRPRNAQADEAILDAVLALLSEGQSAAAVSIEAVAAKAGVGKATIYRRWPNKEALFADAVRAMKGPLPELAGESVREDLIALITANRSPHAQRNGKVTACLLPEFIKDEELGRMHRAVVEPRREVMRGVLRRGITTGELRADIDVEMTALMLSAPSMIQSMLSLQDLVPDEGFAEKLVDAVLRGASA; encoded by the coding sequence ATGACCACCAGCACCGACGCCGGCCAGGAGCGCAAGGCTCTCGGCCGGCCCCGTAACGCCCAGGCCGACGAGGCCATCCTCGACGCGGTGCTGGCGTTGCTCAGCGAGGGGCAGAGCGCGGCCGCCGTCTCCATCGAGGCGGTGGCCGCGAAGGCCGGCGTCGGCAAGGCCACGATCTACCGCCGCTGGCCGAACAAGGAGGCGCTGTTCGCCGACGCGGTCCGCGCCATGAAGGGCCCGCTGCCGGAGCTGGCCGGCGAGTCGGTCCGCGAGGACCTGATCGCGCTGATCACGGCGAACCGCTCGCCGCACGCACAACGCAACGGCAAGGTCACCGCCTGCCTGCTTCCCGAGTTCATCAAGGACGAGGAACTGGGCCGGATGCACCGGGCGGTCGTCGAACCACGCCGCGAGGTGATGCGCGGGGTACTACGGCGTGGCATCACGACCGGTGAGCTGCGGGCCGACATCGACGTCGAGATGACCGCGCTGATGCTCTCCGCGCCGTCGATGATCCAGTCGATGCTGAGCCTGCAGGATCTCGTCCCGGACGAGGGCTTCGCCGAGAAACTGGTCGACGCGGTGCTGCGCGGCGCCTCGGCGTGA